In the genome of bacterium, the window TTTCGCGATTTCAACAGCGCTTGTTACATTGTTAGCGCTCAACACATTAATACCTAAGGGCTGTAATAAATCGGTTACCAGACTGTGCATGATGGGATCATCATCAACGGCTAAAACGGTTGTTATTTTGTGTGATTGATAGGAATCTTCGTTTGTGAGTAAGTTTTTTTGAGAATCAAGCCAGCTTGTTATTTTGTCTTCAGGAACGCGCCATTGAGAACCCACGCGTACGGCAGGCAGTGTGCCTTCCTTAATTTTTTTATAGATCGTTTGAGGTGTTAAACTTAATCGGGCCGCCACCTCAGCAATGGTTAAAAGCTTTTCCATATGTGCTTTATGCTTAAGCAATGTCAGTGCCAAATGACGGAGA includes:
- a CDS encoding response regulator — translated: MEKLLTIAEVAARLSLTPQTIYKKIKEGTLPAVRVGSQWRVPEDKITSWLDSQKNLLTNEDSYQSHKITTVLAVDDDPIMHSLVTDLLQPLGINVLSANNVTSAVEIAKKHGKEIDVVILDVIMPDENGFTAFYEMRKNGLKAPVIFSTAFADSDEFKKIRETEEVSVVHKPFKKGELLEALAETISPDR